The following nucleotide sequence is from Drosophila takahashii strain IR98-3 E-12201 chromosome 3L, DtakHiC1v2, whole genome shotgun sequence.
ATCCTTACCGGATCCATCAAATACCACACGACATTTGGTTGTGGAACTTTCCGCTTTGAGGACGGCATGGTGAGCTAGATAAAAGCAATTCTTCTCTGGCACGTTGAGCTGGGGTTTATCCAGCATTTCCATGTGCCCCCGTTGTAAATAATCCTTCATAAATTCacaatattgatttttcaatGCTGGGTTCCGGCGAAATTTGATTTCCAGCATTGCAAATCGATTCAAAGCCTGACGCAGAGAAGGGTCCTGAATTGTCGGCATGTCCTTCTTGAACGGGTACTCCACAATGTATACGCCGTCCTGATCTCGTTTGTGGGTGTCGACAAAGAGCTGCTCCACGGGATCACATGCATCGATAGTTGCCTGACTGGGCTGAATAGTGTCCATTTCCATGAATGCCCTCACCGCCTCGTCCAAATCGACCTGAGCATGATGAGCCTGTTCCGGTTTTTCAGTTACCTGTTGTAAGTCCCCGGAACCTGCAATTACCCAACCAAAGAACGTGTTAAGTGCGAATAAATTAGGTTTACTTAACAGTTTTCGTTGGCCGTTGGAAGCTCCATAGCTGGTCCGATCCGATAATGACATCAATGTCTCCAGGGGTGGCGAACATGGGGTCAGCCAAGTCTAATCCTTGTATGTCTCGCCAATTGTGTATTTGTACCTCTTCGGCTGGTACATATGCAGTTAAAGAACTCATAATTAGAACTTTAATCTCCTGGACGTCCTGCGAGACTCTTGATTGCAGTTGAATTGTTGCACATCCTCGAGTTGTACCTGCGGCTTGAGCAGAAAGACCCATTACCGAAATGCGCGCGTGGGTACGAGGTGCGCCAATGCGTTGAATGAATGCCTCCGTGGCCAATGTAATGGTTGATCCCGAATCCAAAAGAATTCGGCACAGCGTCCGTGTACCACATCTGTCCACCACATAAGCTAGTATGGTGGGCATCATGGTCTGCGCTCGAGCAAGAAATGCAGTCTCTACGGAGAAGTTCGATATTCCGGCTGGTAGAGCTTCGGTTCTTGTGCCGCTGCTGTCCGATGAGTTAGCGGCTGGGGGCTCACGTTCCCCTTGTGATTCTTGATGTACCAATGTATGATGTGATCCTTTGCAGAGCCgacatctgaatttcgaaGTGCACTGCCTAGCGACATGGTTGCGACTCAAACAATTAAAGCACAATTTGTGAAGCTTTACGAATGATCGCCGATCCGGTATTTCCATTGATAGAAATTGAGTGCAAGCCATTATCGAGTTTGGTTGGGTGCAGACAATACAAAGTTTTTGTGATGGTTTTGAAGCTTCGCCAGCGATGTGTACGTTGGCGGTGCGCCTCCCGTATGCCTTGGGAGTTGATTGACAAGATTCCAGAGCGTCGCATCTGGAGAACAAGAATTCCAAGAAGGTCCCGATCTTCACGTCGTTCGAGCAGCCTTCTTGCCGTTCCGCCCATGATTGGCGTGTGTCCATATCCAATTTGCCTAGTAGTATGTGGATTAGCCATGGGTCCCGCTGATCACATCCAAGTGCGTGTAGTCCTCGAATAGATTCGTCTGCTGTATCGGCCAGCTTGCGCAGGGCAGCCACTCCCGAAGCTGCAACGTTGGGTAACGACAAAAATCCCGCAATAAACGAGCGCGTTATAAGTGCCTTTTTGTCGTACCGATGGACGAGTTTATCCCAGGCTTCCGCATAGTTCTCCTCGGTGACGGCAATGTGTTTCACCAAGTTGAGGGCATCTCCATCCAAATAAGACTTCAAGTAGTGGAATTTCTGGCAGCTTGTTAGGTTTTCTCGTCGATCAACCGATCCCAGAAAGAGATCACAAAATTGAGGCCAATCTTCGTAGTTGCCTCTAAAAGTTGGAATCTTGATCTTTTCAAACCTCAAGTGTGTGTATGTGATTCCCGAACCTGCTTTAAGAACTGTGTCTGCGAAGCCACCAGCTGTGCCTGCGAGGTAGCCAGTCGTTTAAGTGGGTCCTCCCCGTTGGCGATTAGTGTAGATGAATGTGGGTTTGTCCTTTTCCTTTCTGCTATGGCATCTGATAACAAAGCGTGCAATTCGTAGTACTTGGTTTCGTCCCCGAGTAGATCATCGGGTTCGGCCAAATCCTCGCCTTCAGAGAGGGAGTAAGTTTCCGCCGACAGCTTTAGAAGTTGATCGAACGTGTCCATGATACGGCGAAGATGATGTTCCAAAGCTGTTACGGTCGATATGAACTCCGAGGCCCGACCATGTGCACGTGTGATTTGCGACTTGCAAAACCCAAGTTGTGTTTTCACTGCTTGCGGCGACATTTCAATGAttgaggttaagcccgatttCACCAAAATGTGAAGTTTAATCTAATTTGTTAGAAAACTAAACGAGACCGATGgatccggctcgaaggaccaaaatgtTTGCGAATAAGACAAAGAGTGGACTGtatttaatctttttatttgGACTGGTAAAACCTCCAAAGTTTCGGCGCTTAACCTCACGTGTGTATTTCAATGGTTTCaaagtatgtgtgtgtgttcttaGGGATGAGCAGTAGAGATACATAGTTATCGCCTACTTAACTTACGATATATCGATACAAAGCATTACAGGTATTCCCTATTTCTTAGCGGGAAATATCGgatggaaataaaaacaacaaagtttGCAATTACTGCATTAATTCTTAAACATTAAGTCAAAACCACAAGTAAGCTTGTAATCGCTAGCCTAAATATCAATaatacatataataaacagttttataataatacaacGTCGTCTCAGGAGTGTTCGTCATGAAACGGAATACCGGGCCCACATGTATCCAGTCATCTTCATCATTATTATCCAagagcattttttttatttcagcatCAACATAAGCAACAAAGTTCTTAGCCCTCTTTTTCAAAGGATCCTCAATGTTTTGCCTTAAGTTTCCAATTCAATGCTGCAACACAAAAATGTAAAGGCTTTCAGTTTCCAGTCCATGTGCCAGCCAATACTCTAGCATTTCTGCATAGCTTAGGTCCATGTTGTCtagcaaaaagttttttttttaaaaggagcaaaaacgagcaaaaaaggtttatgtcaaagtattgtaaatacatttaagaacaaaactgcgttattagtttttataatcCGGCACAATTCAACCTTCTTTTATTCCAcgaaacacgaaaaatgctaggctaaaattgttaacaagagagaacgctatagtcgggtgccccgactatcagatacccgttactcagctaaagggagtgcgaaagagatggagaaaaactttgatccgccgtaactttttaacgaatggtccgatttaaaaaatttcttctacatttcgataggtattgataaacacaataaaactgcatttttacttttccaaaatattgaaatttttaaaatcgtatataagcgattgtgggcgttagagggggcgtggcacccttttgaaacaaagttgcgctgcgtaggaactcctagaatctgcatgcaaaatgtcaatcttctagcttttatagtttccgagatctcagcgttcatacagacagacagacagacggacagacagacggacagacggacatggctagatcgactcggctagtgatcccgatcaagaatatatatagtttatagggtcggaaacgcttccttctacctgttacatacttttgcacgaatctaatatacccttttactctacgagtaacgggtataaaaattgttaaatatacaTCTTTACAAAAGCACGTATACACAAAGACACATCACTTTTAACAAATATTGCACTAAACActatgttttaaaatgttaggTAGAACTTTTGCAAtcttactttaaaatatgCTATTGTTCAGCTTGTCAAAAAGTCAACATTTCAGTTTAACGAACAGTTGACTTTTAGGGCCACCGAATTTAGCATGGCTGCAATTTCAGTAACGAAAGTGCGATTTTTAAATGCAGCCTATATTATTCTAAGgagataaaatgttttttttttcgtaacttaaaaaaaatcggtttttaaaaaaatattgggcaTTGGGATCAGTGTGCTTTGGATCCAAAATGCattgtaaaagaaaaaatttatacCCGAtactcgtaaagtaaaagggtatattgtattcgtgcaaaagtatgtaacagctagaaggaagcatttccgaccctataaagtatatatgtgggaaaagaaaggaaaacaagGAGTGGTCAGGTCTATAATAGCTCTGCCTAGACCTTAGACACTTACTTtagtatatttttgttaacaTTACATTCAAATCTATTAATATAAACATATCCCTTGCAACTCTGCAAATATGTTACTATCGATACTGCACGAAAAGAATCATCGTAAAACACCAAAATCCTATTGTTTTTCCGTATGAATAAAAGTCATTAAACTTTAATTCGTGTGGTAATTGAACTATTCACCGGCGATCCTACAAATTTGGTGTCAGAAGTGGGATTTACTTGGAAAAACAACAGAGAAGCGACCGTGGCACAAAGATTCGTTAACATCAGAGTGTGCGCATCAGCAACGAAGAGGCGTTTTACGCGGAGGAAAAGCTGTTAACTGGCAGATCGTGTACACCGGAGAGGTGTGGCAAGGTGCGCATCCAGCGCAAAGGTCCTGCAAGGAGGAAGGAGACATCGAAAACTTGGCTTTGGCAAAACGCAAGTCTGATGAAAAAGCCTGAAAAAACAGCGAATTCTGGTGAAATAGCCTGAGAGTCAACGTCAACGTCATCGTAGGCACAGGGTGTGCATTGTTTTGCAGAAACGGAGAGTGAGCGAACCGAAtcacttattttgtattttcaaagctataatattatacaaaaattcaTTGTATTACCTAATCACTAAATTAAGttccaatatttattataatttattaaatggttACCATTGTAAGCAGAGAGTAATAACGAGTACAGAATGCAGAGGAAAGAAATTTTAGCGTTAAACGTGAACGTGTTGAAGGAGCAATTATCATTGCTTAATTTAGCTACAAGTGGTAGAGAGCA
It contains:
- the LOC138912964 gene encoding uncharacterized protein; this translates as MSPQAVKTQLGFCKSQITRAHGRASEFISTVTALEHHLRRIMDTFDQLLKLSAETYSLSEGEDLAEPDDLLGDETKYYELHALLSDAIAERKRTNPHSSTLIANGEDPLKRLATSQAQLVASQTQGNYEDWPQFCDLFLGSVDRRENLTSCQKFHYLKSYLDGDALNLVKHIAVTEENYAEAWDKLVHRYDKKALITRSFIAGFLSLPNVAASGVAALRKLADTADESIRGLHALGCDQRDPWLIHILLGKLDMDTRQSWAERQEGCSNDVKIGTFLEFLFSRCDALESCQSTPKAYGRRTANVHIAGEASKPSQKLCIVCTQPNSIMACTQFLSMEIPDRRSFVKLHKLCFNCLSRNHVARQCTSKFRCRLCKGSHHTLVHQESQGEREPPAANSSDSSGTRTEALPAGISNFSVETAFLARAQTMMPTILAYVVDRCGTRTLCRILLDSGSTITLATEAFIQRIGAPRTHARISVMGLSAQAAGSGDLQQVTEKPEQAHHAQVDLDEAVRAFMEMDTIQPSQATIDACDPVEQLFVDTHKRDQDGVYIVEYPFKKDMPTIQDPSLRQALNRFAMLEIKFRRNPALKNQYCEFMKDYLQRGHMEMLDKPQLNVPEKNCFYLAHHAVLKAESSTTKCRVVFDGSGKDITGHSLNDRLHIGPPIQRDLFGVCLRFRQYRYVVCTDIEKMFRGIKIAPEHSDYQRIVWRKEEKGPASALSAANCNLRASTITFSGSADTEDGLIKLQKELVGLLAEAKFNLRKWSSNSKTLMDSLPKEDCAFQAGTTQSNNVKILGLLWNPDTDTFSTSPRSIIVTQLPTKRTLL